In Glycine max cultivar Williams 82 chromosome 7, Glycine_max_v4.0, whole genome shotgun sequence, a single window of DNA contains:
- the LOC100803164 gene encoding uclacyanin-3, with product MARAIAVSFLVLLLAFPTVFGADHEVGDTGGWALGVNYNTWASGKTFRIGDNLVFKYDSTHQVDEVDESGYNSCSSSNIIKNYKDGNTKIELTSTGKRYFLCPISGHCAGGMKLQINVVAGTPPTTPSGTPPTTPSNPSPSPPSDSGSTNTTSPPKPSGAVTVSSGIGLLVGSFFASAIMFGFMG from the exons ATGGCTAGAGCAATTGCAGTTTCTTTCTTGGTTCTGCTTCTGGCTTTCCCCACTGTATTTGGAGCTGACCATGAAGTTGGTGACACTGGTGGATGGGCCCTAGGGGTTAATTACAACACCTGGGCCTCTGGGAAAACTTTCAGAATTGGTGACAATTTGG TTTTCAAGTATGACTCTACCCATCAAGTTGATGAGGTTGATGAGAGTGGCTACAACAGCTGCAGCTCAAGCAACATCATCAAGAACTACAAGGATGGAAACACCAAGATTGAATTGACTTCAACTGGCAAAAGGTACTTCTTGTGCCCCATTTCAGGCCACTGTGCTGGAGGCATGAAGCTGCAAATCAATGTGGTGGCTGGCACCCCCCCAACCACCCCAAGTGGCACCCCACCAACGACCCCTTCAaacccttctccttctcctcccTCTGACTCAGGATCCACCAACACCACTTCACCACCAAAGCCTAGTGGAGCTGTCACTGTTTCCAGTGGCATTGGACTTTTGGTGGGGTCTTTCTTTGCGTCAGCAATTATGTTTGGTTTCATGGGCTAG